aagaacactaattcaaaaagatacgtGCACACCTAttttcactgcagtattatttacaacagccaagaaatggaagcaacctaagtgtccactgatagatgactggctaaagaaaaatggaatattactattactcagccataaaagagaaagaaatcttgccacttgcaacaacatgggtggaccttgagggtattatgctaagtgaaataagtcactcagaaaAATGCCATGATTTCACTtgcatgtggaatctaagaaacaaatgaacagataaaacagaaacagacttataaatacagagaactggtggttgccagagtggaggggatgggtgaacagatgaaggggattaagataTACAAAcgtccagttataaaataagaaagtcacagggatgaaaagtacagcacaggcaATACAggcaataatattataataattttgtaaGGAGGCAGCCAGTGACTACAATTACTGTgatgagcatttcataatgtatataaaatgtcaaatcactatgtttgcacacgggaaactaatacagtatgtcaactatacttcaattacaaaaaaaggacaaaaaaatctgATGCCTCTAAGTGCCTGACACTTTAATTGCCAAATTATCCATTTTAAAGATGTTCATTTTGAATAAACACACTGCCAGCTGTTATGATACAGTTAGTAGCAAACCAACTAGATCCATTACTAGGCCTCCCTTACTCATGAAGTTCCTCTTCTAGAAAGCCCTAGATAACTGACCACTTGAGTGACCCTGTTTTTCCCCTTCCTGTTCCCTAATTCCTgcctttatgttttaaatttcccAATAAAGGGTGAACCTACAAAGCCCTAGGCACCCCACCCTTTGTTTACAATAAGGCTGTGGCCTAGGTccacactccctccctctctctacccaGGGCCTTCTGTGTGGCTCTCTAGGACCTGTGAGtaagaaattttgtttttcagatttcccTGATGGTTGCTGCTGAGATGCATCCGGCAATCATAAGAACCCCGCAGGCCAGTCCAGCCTCAACACTGGTTCTGGTCAGGGAAGGTCTGGGGGCTTGCCACAAATGGTATGTGCCCAGGTGAATTCCTCAAGCATTTCTAGTCAATAGCATCACTAGCAATTGGCCAAGACTGATACACAATAAGTTCACTCTCCCACCACCTTGGAACATTCTCACCAACAACCCGGTATTGTTAATTCTGTTTCTCCATTCTGGAGGGTACATAACAGTATTTAATTGTACCTTTATCTTGCATTTTCTCCTCATTATTAAGGCTGAGCAACCTTCTCAGATGTTTTTGGTCTTTTGGACAGAATCTTTCTGAAGTGCATGCTCAAGCCTCTACTTATGTTTctattgggttgtctttttcttattggtttATGGAATTTGAGTATAAGCTCTTTACACTTTTAGTACATGTAATGGATattcttctactctttttttttttaagattttatttatttatttgacagagagatcacaagtaggcagagaggcaggcagagagagtgagaggaaagcaggctcccctcagagcagagagccggacgtgggactcaatcccaggaccctgagatcatgacccgagcagaaggcagcggcttaaaccactgagccacccaggcgccctattcttCTACTCTTAATGGTGACTTCAATGAACAGTAGATCTTAATTGTAATTTAGTCAAATCTTTTGTATCTCATTTAAGAATCTTTCCCTATCCCAGTTAtgaagatatttttctatttatcttctgAACACATGATTTATCTTTTGTTAGAGTTAGGTTGATAATCTACCTGGAACTGATTTTTGCAAACCATGTGAGACtaagtttcattattttccccaCATAAGACATCTAATTATCTAAGTGAAATTTACTGAAAAGATTGTTTTATCCCAATGTTCTGCAGTGCCAAAGAGATCGCATGACCACAGATGCTGGAGTCCGCCTGGATTCTCTCTAATCTTTTCCATTAGTCTCTTTACTAAATCTTAAATTTAAGCTTGTGCTTTAAAACCAAAAATTACTAGAATTAAGATTTTAGAAGAGTTGCTGGATACACATTTAGTCATAgaaattaattgtatttttatacattagagccaaatagaaaaggaaactttCCAGATGCCAGTTCTTGATACATCAAAACCCTAAAAAAAGTGTATCATCAAATGTTTGAAATAAATCTAAAGGAAAAAACCTTAATTACTGTAGTTTGATAAGGCATATTTTCCACTCTGGAAAAGTTATTTTTGGttaaattcacctttttttttcgtTGCAGgtgtatttttctcattaatttatATTCTTTGAAGAGTTTAAGATGTGAATTAatgagaaaatcattttttaaaaaggattttcaaAAGATGTTATAAAGAAAGCAAACTTTAGAGACAAAGGTAAAATCAGGTTTAGTCAAGTTGATGATAAAAGGAGTGAAAAAACTAGAATGCACAAGTGATAACGTCTTAAGTACTTGTTAGATGTAAATCACAAACTTGGCTCTAAGTTTTCATCAATCACAGTGGTTTTCTGATCTAACCAACAAAAAACTGTTCAGAAGAGTTAAAATTGCAATGTTCTGTGTCTTAAACGAAAATCTAAGTGAATACAAAAACACAGAAACTATAGAGGGTACATAGAGATTCAACGGCTAAAATTATGAGTTTATAATTTTTCTCAGGATACTATTAAGAACTCACCTTTCTACCAAATCATCCGGCTGCCTGACAAAGAACTGATAAAATTCAAATGGAGAAGTCTTCCCTCGGTTTAGCCAAACAGCATTACCAGCCGACTTTCCCAATTTTGCTCCGGTTGTACTTGTAATTAGAGGAACAGTGATTCCAAATACATCTTCTCCAGTCAACCTCAACATAAAGAAAAACTTCATTATGTGCTTCAAGCACAGTGATGGTAAGTTCTGCAAATCCTTCTTCAGATTTCATTCTGGTCTCTTGCTCTAAGAAAACTTCCTTCACTTtctaaatctgattttttttcttcttaattatttCCACAGCACTCAATCCGTTTTGGCATCTGTCATTCTAAACTGCATTCTAAACTGTCATTCGTTTCTGCATCACTAGGTCCTAGAAAGCTGTAATGGCCGAGGGAGAACAGGAAGGAAAACTGGGTAAAGGGAAATCGGGTAGAGACACTAAGAATGTTTtaggggattttaaaaaatgagtatcaCATGGGTTAGCCCTGTAGTTGGGCTCCCTCAAGAAAATGCGATTAAAATCTACATTATTTGCCAAAATTTGGAGTTGGaaaaaaatttgagatgccaACCAAAAACGAACACTAGCTTCATGGGACCTGCAGAGCTAAATCAGAAAGTACTCCAGGAGACACAGTCGCATTCAAGCATAAACAAGGAAAAGCAGAGTTACTAAGGGGAAGCAAAATACACAAGCTGTATCCTGAGTAGTGGTCTATTTCCTGCAAAGCTCTAAGAATACATTGCATGCCTAGTATCATTAATTCAGCCCTTCAATTTTCGTGAGCTAGTCACATTAACACCATTACATACTTAGCGGAGTAAAACCCACAAGGACTCAAAAAGGGAGTCATTCCCCAATCGTAATAGTTGATCACAGGCTATTCACGTGTAAATTATTTGGTCACAAGATTTTTCCTGGGTCTAAAGGAGCTTACTTGTGGATAAACTCGTATCCGGACACGATATTGCCCAGCTGATCAGATCCCCCCAGCTGGACCCGGCATCCATAATGCTTGAACAAATAATAGAAGTCATAAGCCTGGAGCACCTGGTATAAAAACTCAGCCAAGCTCATGCCCTCGGGACTTTTGAGCCGGGTTTGAACGCTCTGACGGCTCAGAAGCGTGCCCATGCGGAAATGCCCGCCCACAGCCGTTAGGAAGTCCACCAGGTGCTGCTTCTGGTACCAGGCCGCATTGTCCAGTACCGTGAAGCTTCCCCAGGTCCGCCCATTAGCGAAGAGCTGCTGGTGATTAGCCACCATGGCCTCCAGCCCTTGGCGTAGGGCGCGCGCATTGCTTCGCACGCGCTCTGCTTCCAGCGTTTCCCGCTCCTTGGTGCGGCCGCTGGGGTCTCCCAGGCGCGCGGTGGCACCTCCTACCAGTGCGATCACATTGTGGCCCGCTCGCTGGAAGTGAAACAGGCCCAGCAGCGCTAGCAGATGCCCCACATGAAGCGAGTCGGCCGTGGGGTCGAAACCGCAGTAGATGGTCTGCGGAAAGTTGCCCGTGCCACGGTCGAAGAGTTCTGGGAGCTCTATCTTCGTACCCCTCTCGGGGAAGAATTCCTTGAAAAGACCCCGAGCTTTCTGCATCGCCAGCAACCCATGAGCGCCGGAATGGGCCTCACGTGGTCCCAGGAGCAAGACTCCTGGTGGGCCTGGGGTCCCAAACCACCGGCCCCGGGAAAAGCACCGCAACACGGGGGCCGCCATCTTGGCCCCGGCACGAGGGGAATGCTGGGACTTTATGGCTCTCGCCACACCCCACTCAGTGCCGACCTCCTACAATTTCTACGGAAATTGCTTCCGTGTTTTTCTGCGCATGCCTGGGTGGGGCGAGGCGGTCCCTTAGCCACCGAGCTTGGGTTCTCAGCAGTCATTGGAGTTCTGACGACCCAAGTGGGGATTGTGCTTACCGTCAGTCACCTTAAATTCGCTAAAACTTTATTTACTCATTCGTAATGTAGGTGTGCCCGTGATAATAGCTCCTACCTCACAGGGCTCTTTTGAGGACTAAGAATGAAAGCACTTGGCACCTGTAGCTCTCTACAGATGTtagattttgtttaaattttcacGTGAAAAAATTGTGGTGCACAAGTTCCTTTGAATTCTTGGTGCTGTGCAAAAATTCCATAGAGGTTGTCCATAGAGGTTGTAACGGGGTAGAAATTGGTTTAACTTAATGGAGAGTTACGGAGTTGGCTTTGCGACCCAAACTCGTGGTAGCGATTCCCCGCGGATGAGAGCGCCACGGGCATCAGCATACATTAGTTTCTCCAGGAGGTGGCAGTCTTGCCCAAGCTATAACGGGAACAAACCCTATAATAAATTAAATGCAGGAAACCCcaagttttatttatctatttaacaaTTACAAATAACCAGGTGGGACACAGCTTTAGTGTAGGTGGATTCAAATTAGTAATCACATTGCCACAGCATGGCAGGTGCTATCAATACTCCACTCACCAGGGATGGCGTTCTCATTAACCACGTGCTGGCACGGAAACCAGCTCCAAAACCCTATTTTAGAGTTCCAATTCTGGGACCACTTTCAGTACCAGCTGTGTAAGGTCCAGTTGGAGATTCGTGTGCAGAAAGATCATTGGGGTGTTACTCTTAGAAAAACTTCTGTAATGGAATGATGGAGGCAGGCTTGAGCTGAGGGAGAAGTTAGATTGGGAACAGTTTGCAATAGGAGCCTCAAAtaatccgggggggggggggggcggcggctcTGGAGCTGGGATTTCCTCTCAGATTCATACTAAATTGAAACAAGGGACAGGCCTTGTCTATTGGCCAGCCATTAGATGTGGGATGCCCCTGGAAAGGAGGCAAAACCTTGGGCAACTCTTTGGCAGAGAACTAGATGCAGAAATGGACTCAGCTGTGAGCTATCAGCAACCGTTAAGCTCAGCAGCTGGGGGATCAAGCTCCTGGGTCCTGAAGCAGACATCTGGGCCATTGGCCAAATTACTCCCCAGGACTTTTCCATTTTATAACATGATAGAGtcatttaacaaaatgaaataatctttttaaaattagtttatttGCATGTATAATTATCAGCAAAGTGAGATTATCATTGCCAAATGGTAATTATGATAGGATTTGAGATACTTATTCAACAGGCTATGCAATAAAATCCCAAATACTTAACAAGCAGGGTGTGTTCTTACATGTTGCTATTCAAAGTATCTTAAAATTTGCAATTATAACCTGCTTACCTGCAATTTTATTTCCTACCACTTTAATCAGAGACAAATTTAAGTATGTGTAGCACACAGCATATAGTTTTTTCTATTTAGTACCTAACACAGGAAGATCAGAACATTTTTAAAGGCTATCGTTCATTTCTGAAGTTTCCGGTAATAAGACAGGTAGCTATCTGTGGTTTTTATAGGTATGTTAGTAATCTTATACCTGAAAGTATGACTTCATGTTGTGTTTTAATTACTTAGTCGTGTCAGGAAGTCATATGCCTCCAAAAGATAGCAATAGAAAAAGGGGCACATTTAAACCTTGGGAATTATTACATGGTTAAAATTTTATGGGCCTGGACCTGTGACTTGAGCTTGGCATGAGAAAAGGTACATAAGTTGATTCTTACTGTTTTTATTggcttaaaaaggaaataaataatgttaaaaattattttattttattttttaagattttatttatttatttgactgacagagatcacaagtaggcagacagagttggggggaagcaggctccccgctgagcagaaagcccgatgtgtggctcgatgtgtggctcgatcccaggaccctgagatcacaacctgagccaaaggcagaggcttaaccctctgagccacccaggcacccctaaaaagtATTTTAGAAAGCATGACTTACCTCTACTGTGATAATTTGAAGTTAGCTGACCTTGAATTAGTCACACCAATTTCTCAATTACCCTTTCCTGCAACAGAATACCACATACTCACCTTGAAAGCACCCCTTGAAAGCACCCCTATATTATACAGTTTggtttcaaaatgtaaaaatgtatattatacaGTTTggtttcaaaatgtaaaaaaaattaaaatggtattCGGTAAATGGTATTTACAGAAAGAGTAATAATTAATACTGTTTTAATTGATTTCTCACAGGTTATGCCCAACAGCTTAAAGTTAGGCAATCCTATTGAATTCTGATCTCTATCTGTAGTATGGAACATATTCAAATTACAGCAAAGATGTGACTGGGGCTAAAATATAAGCTGTCTAAAGGCCATAGCAAAATCACAGCAAAAAGTAGTCTAAGAAATTCTGATcattataaattttagaaaaaattagtCTCTTCAAACCTGTTGGTTATAGGAGGATataagaccaaaaaaaaccaaaacaaagtcaAATTAAAAAACCTGTTACTAAATGTTCCTTTCCAttttggctcagtgggtaaagcctctgcctttggctcaggtcatgatctcagggtcctgggatccagccccacttgggctctctgctctctgctcagcagggagcctgcttcccccccttcactgccccacctgcctctctgcctgcttgtgatctctgtctgtcaaataaataaataaaatcttaaataaataaataaaataaaatcttaaaaaaataataaatgtcccTTTCCTTTCTACAGTGGAAGTATCAGAGAAGGATACACAcaactgttctttcttttaaactgCTTTTGTAGTCAGTGGAATGACGTGTAGGGCTCACAGTTGCCATAATTATATGCACCTGATTCAATATCCATATGGCTGGATAATGTTTTGAGATATTTATGGGTtgttgtccccccacccccatccttcattttccctttccattcTACCATTTAAGTTAGTAGTAAGCTCTGTGTGTCAGTGCCAGGGGGAAGTCAGGGAAGAATGCAGAGTAAGTCTGGAAATTTTATTGGCTTTTGTTTCGAAAAGTTGAAAACCTAGAGACAGGATAAATTCTGAGAAAATAAGTttggagaagcagaagagaaagagacaattcTCTTTATTATTAATGAGGGCACCAACCCTAGCAAGAGAGCCCAGGCTGTTGGCCTCACTTGCAAGAGGAGCTGGGCATTGCTTCCTGGCCTCAAAGAGCTGATGCACTTCAGGCCTGGGGGTCCTGGCCTTGCAGAACGTTCCTCTGCTCCATTTGAGGCAGTGCAGTGCCCGAGTGCCACAAGGAGGCCTCAGAGAACCACTGTGGGCTTGGCCAACGAGGACGGCGGGAGTGACCAGAATAGATTGAAGATTGTTCTTTTCTGGGTATCCTGTAAGATGATCAAATTTTAGAAATCCTGGAAGATTCCCTCTTCTGTGGAGCTCAATAATGTTGAAGTAGTTTGCCACCATTACAGGTGGGTTCAGGACTCAGaaatgtgttcattcatttaaaaatttatttaacaaatatttattaaaagcaaTTGATAAGTCAAGCACTGTTCTCTAATGGCTTAGACATATTCGTGAACAAAAAGAggatccctgccctcatggagatgaaattattttctgaagtcGTACTTCTCTGAGCAGTCCTGTACTTCACTGACTTCCCTCCTTCTGATGCAGGGCCCTTTGCCACCCCAGccggggcagagagaggaatgaGTCCTACTAGGTGACTGTTCAGGAACATGCAGGttgggatggggcagagggagagaaacactgTGGAGAATATGACAAGGGAAGGCCCCCGCCCTGAGGAAGAGTGCTAATAGAGACATACAGCCAACAGGATCCTGGGCCACAGAATTCACAAAATTCTTCTTTGGATCTGCCGTTCTGTCTTCCTTCACGACTGCTGCACTGACTTTTCCCCTCAGGTGATGTTTTCCCCAGCACACTCCCTTGTCGCTCCAGGTTTGGTGATAGCAGGTGCAGTCCACACCAATATTTTGTCTCGCACGCTCTTTGCCAGGATTCCTTCAAGAGCTGCTTGTCTGTGTGTTAATGTGATGAGAACAAGAAGGCTTGTCTCCTAGAAACAGAATCTTGGAGACACCAGTCGTGGTTGTTTTTTGAAGAGCTTAGTTCAAAAGGATAATGTCTTCAGACCAGATAATTTCGGAATTTGCCTGTTTCTCAAGTCGCCTGAGTCTTTCTCTGGTCTCTCTGTCATAGTGCACAAGTGGACTAATCAACTCATCATTCTTCTTCCGTCAAGGCCAACTGAACTTATGTCTCCACTGGAGAAGAAGTCAAATAATAAGCAACCAGTCTACATTTTGTAGAGTGTTTTCACtttgattcaatttatttttgtccttttcttttcagcGTCTCCCATACAGGCTTTATGCGCTCCTGTGGCAAGCACTGTATGGTCAATAATCTAACGAGAAGCAAGTCCAGAAATATCTCCTAACCACTCTTCTATACCATTATCACGGGAATAAACCCCTTCCATGTATTTGCCCCACACAGAAAATTCAGACATTACTTCCGGCATCTTCATAACGGCAACAAAATGTGGTTCAGAGCTGTGATACGGGAGCACAGTGGAGTAGGAGTCATAGACCCGTTTAGTCGTCTCAGCTCAATCCCCACTAGCTCTGCTCCTTAGATAACTCAACACTCTCAGCTCTGGTGTCCTCATTCTACAGATAAAGGGGCgagggtacctggctggttcagaagagcatgcgactcttggtcTTGCGATTGTGAGTCCAAGCCCCTCAGTGGGGGTAGATTGCTTAagtaaacaaactttaaaaaaaatggggtgtGTGTGCTAGAATCCAAACAAGTTCTAAAATTCTGAGATACCTATCTTTACTATTTAAGCTGCCACACTAGAAAAGAGGTTTAAAAGCATGTTTATCTATTTCCTCCTCTACTTGGTTCATTTAAGAAGTAGAAGCcattttaagtaatgtctacatgGCTGACAAGTTTAAAAAGTGAAGatttgagtgcctgggtggctctgcctttggctaaggtcatgatctcggcgttctgggatcgggctctctcctcagcagggagcctgcttcctcccgcccgccctgcctgtctctctgcccacttgtgatctctctctgtcaaataagtaaataaaatctttttttaaaaagtgaagatttACAGGgtcatctggctggctcagtggatagagattgtgactcttgatctaagtgttgtgagttcgagcctcatgttTGGGTGtaagagtttactttaaaaaaaaaaaaaaagacttgaaaaagGACCACTAATCAATGAAACATAGATCCTGTTTGCAGAAATGTTTGATCAGGACCTAAGGAACTGTGTTCAAATTCAAGCAGTTTCGGACCCactaattttattaacatttgtcCATGGGTGAAGACCAAACTGGAAGGgtctcactaaaaaaaaaaaaaaaaaaaaaaaaagatgagaaaaattccTATGCTCATAGTTGTTTTCCTAGAAACCAGAAAAAGTCTTACATACCTGTGCCCCTCTTTCCATTATGCATCACACGTAACTCTTCTTCAAGCATAGAGTTTAAGGAAGGTCTGGGGAGCAGGAATCAGGGACACTTTAGTTCATGTCAGGCTGTGACCAAATACACAGCACATATCGTCAATTGGGACACTTTCCCTATGACTGCTGATATTATTTGACACTATACATTTGAGACTGTACCCTGTTAGTAGGTGACCATGAGCCCTGGTTTAGATGCCTCTTGTCTCAGCCAAATTCTTGATATGACCATTTTTACTCTCAAAATTGTCCTATTTTGACAATAAATTATATGGTCATTCTATCTAAAGTTTCTACTCAAAATCGAGTTAATCAAAACCTTTTTCAGAGTTAAGAGTTTttaatatggggcacctgggtggctcagttggttaagcagctgcctcttgacttcagctcaggtcatgatctcggtgtcatgagattgagtccaaCATGGGGGTTTACCctcacacactgtctctctccttaacaataaataaataaataaataaataaatatagttccTTAGAACTTACTCATCCCTCTTATTTCCCCAACTTCTGAGCCCTGGCAACCATTTTCTACTGTTTGTACATGTttgaccttttttaaaattttttatttttttttttaagattttatttatttatttgacagacagagatcacaggtaggcagagaggcaggcagagagagaggaggaagcaggcttcctgctgagcagagagcccgatgcgggctcgatcccaggaccaggggatcatgacctgagccgaaggcagaggctttaacccactgagccacctaggtgccccaagtttgACCTTTTTGGAGTGATTCcacatatggggcacctgagtagccagtgggttaagcgtctgccttcagttcagctcatgatcccagggtcctggggttcagctccctgctcggggggagcctgcttctctctctccctctgccgctccttctgcttgtgttctcgcaggcactctctttctctcaaataaataaataaataaataaataaataaataaatacatgccatctttaaaaaaaaatcttctggggcgcctgggtggctcagtgggttaagccgctgccttcggctcaggtcatgatctcagggtcctgggatccagtcccgcatcgggctctctgctcagcagcgagcctacttccctctctctctctctgcctgcctctctgtctacttgcgatctctctctgtcaaataaataaataaaatctttaaaaaaaaaaaatcttctgccTTCAGTCAGGAATCCTGGGACACCAATAAACAAAGATTCTTCCCATCCAGTTTCTCTCATTCTTAGCCTGGAT
This DNA window, taken from Meles meles chromosome 7, mMelMel3.1 paternal haplotype, whole genome shotgun sequence, encodes the following:
- the YARS2 gene encoding tyrosine--tRNA ligase, mitochondrial, which translates into the protein MAAPVLRCFSRGRWFGTPGPPGVLLLGPREAHSGAHGLLAMQKARGLFKEFFPERGTKIELPELFDRGTGNFPQTIYCGFDPTADSLHVGHLLALLGLFHFQRAGHNVIALVGGATARLGDPSGRTKERETLEAERVRSNARALRQGLEAMVANHQQLFANGRTWGSFTVLDNAAWYQKQHLVDFLTAVGGHFRMGTLLSRQSVQTRLKSPEGMSLAEFLYQVLQAYDFYYLFKHYGCRVQLGGSDQLGNIVSGYEFIHKLTGEDVFGITVPLITSTTGAKLGKSAGNAVWLNRGKTSPFEFYQFFVRQPDDLVERYLKLFTFLPLPEIDHIMQLHFKEPEKRGPQKRLAAEVTKLVHGQEGLDSAKRCTQALYHSSIDALEVMSDQELRELFKEASFSELVLDPGTSVLDTCRKANAIPDGPRGHRMITEGGVSINHRQVTNPECVLVVGQHILKNGLSLLKIGKRNFYIIKWLQL